A genomic window from Streptomyces broussonetiae includes:
- a CDS encoding VOC family protein encodes MTAGVQTIIYPVKDPKAAKALFTALLGVEPYADEPYYIGFKAAGQDVGLDPNGHAQGLTGPVPFWHVTDLRERLAALVEAGAEVLQDVRDVGNGRLVASVKDPDGNLIGLLQDPAA; translated from the coding sequence ATGACCGCCGGAGTGCAGACGATCATCTACCCCGTCAAGGACCCCAAGGCCGCCAAGGCGCTGTTCACCGCCCTGCTGGGCGTCGAGCCGTACGCCGACGAGCCGTACTACATCGGCTTCAAGGCCGCCGGGCAGGACGTCGGTCTCGATCCGAACGGGCACGCGCAGGGCCTGACCGGGCCGGTGCCGTTCTGGCACGTCACCGATCTGCGGGAGCGTCTTGCGGCCCTGGTGGAGGCGGGCGCGGAGGTGCTCCAGGACGTCCGGGACGTGGGCAACGGCCGGCTGGTCGCCTCCGTGAAGGACCCCGACGGAAACCTGATCGGCCTGCTCCAGGACCCGGCCGCCTGA
- the pqqB gene encoding pyrroloquinoline quinone biosynthesis protein PqqB — translation MRVVLLGTAAGGGFPQWNCACELCTAARNGELPSRTQECAAVSGNGRDWWLLNASPDLRAQLTATPALRPGPGPRDTPLRGILLTDAEADHVTGLAELRGATGLKVYAAQPVRAVLGPARAALDRYTPWEWADSLADGGFVLAGGLVVTAHPVGAKVPKYVPVQVSQPAGPWVTAYRVEDLASGGVLVYAPCVGAWSTELDELCAEADCVLLDGTFFAADEMGTAVRSGAGQAAMGHLPVAGANGTLAALSRHPGARRIYTHLNNTNPLLDPASPARARVCEKGVEVLPDGAELVL, via the coding sequence GTGAGGGTCGTCCTGCTGGGCACCGCCGCCGGGGGCGGCTTCCCGCAGTGGAACTGCGCCTGCGAGCTGTGCACGGCCGCCCGAAACGGCGAACTGCCCTCCCGCACCCAGGAGTGCGCGGCCGTCAGCGGCAACGGCCGCGACTGGTGGCTGCTGAACGCCTCGCCCGATCTGCGCGCCCAGCTCACCGCCACACCGGCGCTGCGGCCCGGGCCCGGGCCCCGGGACACGCCGCTGCGCGGGATCCTGCTCACCGACGCCGAGGCCGACCACGTCACCGGCCTGGCCGAGCTGCGCGGAGCGACCGGCCTGAAGGTCTACGCCGCCCAGCCGGTGCGCGCCGTCCTGGGCCCCGCCCGCGCCGCCCTGGACCGCTACACCCCCTGGGAGTGGGCGGACAGCCTGGCCGACGGTGGTTTCGTGCTGGCCGGCGGGCTGGTGGTCACGGCCCACCCGGTGGGTGCGAAGGTCCCCAAGTACGTGCCCGTGCAGGTGTCGCAGCCCGCAGGCCCCTGGGTGACGGCCTACCGAGTGGAGGACCTGGCCAGCGGGGGAGTCCTGGTGTACGCGCCCTGTGTGGGCGCCTGGAGCACGGAGCTGGACGAGCTGTGTGCCGAGGCGGACTGCGTCCTGCTGGACGGCACCTTCTTCGCGGCCGACGAGATGGGTACGGCGGTGCGGTCCGGCGCCGGACAGGCGGCGATGGGGCATCTGCCGGTCGCGGGCGCGAACGGCACGCTCGCTGCCCTCTCCCGCCATCCCGGCGCACGCCGGATCTACACCCACCTCAACAACACCAACCCGCTGCTCGACCCGGCGTCACCGGCACGCGCGCGTGTCTGCGAGAAGGGGGTCGAGGTGTTGCCCGACGGGGCCGAGCTGGTGCTCTAG
- a CDS encoding NAD(+)/NADH kinase, with amino-acid sequence MTVDRVGLVVHGGRAEAVLAARAVRAWCAENAVGCADIDVWQEGSRHSALEEVEAAGDPDLIVTLGGDGTFLRGARLAAEHDALVLGVDLGRLGFLTEVPVREVHSALEAVRDGRITVESRMLLTMRASCRLEVPAQMEALLRYGRGPMLPPPRVRGECESGNEWGVALNVIALNDVVLEKLARDRQVSVGVYLAGRLLACYSADALLVATPTGSTAYSFAAGGPVVSPRAEGLVFTPVAPHMVFNRSVVAAPDEPVALRVLARSGQAAVSIDGQLRGVLSPGDWIGVYAAPRRLKAVRLGPMDFYGRLRERMNLTDAPAALADGEAAPLWPVTTPPPADLAHLALPLAPDDGPGHP; translated from the coding sequence ATGACGGTAGACCGGGTCGGGCTGGTGGTGCACGGCGGCCGGGCCGAGGCCGTGCTCGCGGCACGGGCCGTACGCGCGTGGTGTGCCGAGAACGCCGTGGGGTGTGCGGACATCGACGTGTGGCAGGAGGGTTCGCGGCACAGCGCGCTGGAGGAGGTCGAGGCCGCGGGCGATCCGGACCTCATCGTCACGCTGGGCGGCGACGGCACCTTTCTGCGCGGTGCGCGGCTCGCGGCCGAGCACGATGCTCTGGTCCTCGGCGTCGACCTGGGCCGGCTCGGCTTCCTCACCGAGGTCCCCGTCCGCGAGGTGCACTCGGCGCTGGAGGCCGTACGGGACGGGCGTATCACCGTGGAGAGCCGGATGCTGCTGACCATGCGCGCGTCCTGCCGGCTGGAGGTGCCCGCGCAGATGGAGGCGCTGCTGCGGTACGGGCGCGGTCCCATGCTGCCGCCGCCCCGGGTGCGCGGCGAGTGCGAGAGCGGCAACGAGTGGGGCGTCGCCCTGAACGTCATCGCGCTGAACGACGTGGTCCTGGAGAAACTGGCCCGGGACCGGCAGGTGTCGGTCGGCGTGTATCTGGCGGGCCGGCTGCTGGCCTGCTACTCCGCCGACGCGCTGCTGGTGGCCACGCCGACGGGCTCCACGGCGTACAGCTTCGCCGCGGGCGGGCCGGTCGTCTCGCCGCGCGCGGAGGGTCTGGTCTTCACACCGGTCGCCCCGCACATGGTGTTCAACCGCTCGGTCGTGGCCGCCCCCGACGAACCCGTCGCGCTACGGGTACTGGCCCGGTCGGGCCAGGCCGCCGTCAGCATCGACGGCCAGTTGCGCGGTGTGCTCAGCCCCGGGGACTGGATCGGCGTGTACGCCGCGCCCCGCCGCCTCAAGGCCGTCCGGCTGGGCCCGATGGACTTCTACGGCCGGCTGCGCGAGCGCATGAACCTCACCGACGCCCCGGCAGCCCTCGCCGACGGGGAAGCCGCTCCCCTGTGGCCGGTGACCACACCCCCACCGGCCGACCTGGCGCACCTCGCGTTGCCCCTGGCACCCGACGACGGGCCAGGGCATCCCTGA
- a CDS encoding MarR family winged helix-turn-helix transcriptional regulator — translation MAVKTADTRLEERWRDILAVHARTMCEIDRALHPHGLGASDFEVLDILATESPAQGDQCRVQNLVGRVHLSQSALSRLIGRLEKDGLVERSVCAEDRRGVWVALTPRGRTLHAAVLPLQRAVLERMLAEQDPRDGSCAED, via the coding sequence ATGGCAGTCAAGACGGCCGACACCCGGCTCGAGGAACGGTGGCGGGACATCCTCGCGGTGCACGCGCGCACGATGTGCGAGATCGACCGGGCCCTGCACCCGCACGGGCTGGGCGCCAGCGACTTCGAGGTGCTGGACATCCTGGCGACGGAGTCTCCCGCCCAGGGCGACCAGTGCCGGGTGCAGAACCTGGTCGGCCGGGTCCATCTCAGCCAGAGCGCGCTGTCCCGGCTGATCGGCCGACTGGAGAAGGACGGGCTGGTCGAGCGCTCGGTGTGCGCGGAGGACCGGCGCGGGGTGTGGGTGGCGCTCACCCCGAGGGGCCGCACACTGCACGCCGCGGTACTGCCCCTGCAGCGGGCGGTGCTGGAGCGCATGCTGGCCGAGCAGGACCCTCGGGACGGCAGCTGCGCGGAGGACTAG
- a CDS encoding alpha/beta hydrolase, whose product MVIGRRRFSALGAGVAAATLSGAPVARAARSGGKPAVRNVVLVHGAYADGSSWSKVIPLLQGAGMNVIAVQNPLTSLAADAAATKFALSRQDGPTVLVAHSYGGTVISEVGLAPQVAGLVYVAARAPDAGEDFAALSAKFPTPAVASGIITSDGFKYLSRSAFLRDFANGVPRAQALELYTVQGPLATAAPTTSVAAWRNKPSWYAVSKNDRTINPELERFMARRMKATTVEVDSGHLSLVTHPEVIGRLILQAAAAS is encoded by the coding sequence ATGGTGATCGGCCGGCGTCGGTTCTCCGCCCTGGGCGCGGGAGTGGCGGCGGCCACTCTGTCCGGAGCCCCGGTGGCCCGGGCGGCACGCAGCGGCGGCAAGCCCGCGGTGCGCAACGTCGTACTCGTGCACGGCGCGTACGCGGACGGCTCTTCCTGGTCGAAGGTCATCCCCTTGCTGCAAGGGGCGGGAATGAACGTCATCGCGGTGCAGAACCCGCTCACCTCTCTCGCCGCCGACGCCGCCGCCACGAAGTTCGCGCTTTCCCGCCAGGACGGGCCCACGGTCCTGGTCGCGCATTCCTACGGCGGCACGGTCATCTCCGAGGTCGGACTCGCCCCCCAGGTCGCCGGGCTCGTCTACGTCGCCGCGCGCGCCCCGGACGCCGGCGAGGACTTCGCGGCGCTCTCCGCGAAGTTCCCCACCCCTGCAGTCGCCTCAGGGATCATCACCTCGGACGGCTTCAAGTACCTGAGCCGCTCGGCATTCCTCCGGGACTTCGCGAACGGCGTGCCGCGGGCGCAGGCCCTCGAGCTCTACACCGTCCAAGGCCCGCTCGCCACCGCCGCGCCCACCACGAGCGTCGCCGCCTGGCGCAACAAGCCGTCCTGGTACGCGGTCTCGAAGAACGACCGCACCATCAACCCCGAGCTGGAGCGCTTCATGGCGCGGCGGATGAAGGCCACGACCGTCGAGGTCGACTCGGGCCACCTGTCGCTCGTGACGCACCCGGAAGTGATCGGTCGGCTCATTCTGCAAGCAGCCGCAGCGAGTTGA
- a CDS encoding SseB family protein, whose translation MDTSAYDDLPTPAQQALDALAVNAEDPAALDVLAHSDVLVPVPDDAVDGEGADATSVALPVLDQPGGEPVVPVFTTEGEMAELLPFVSRYRLIPLGALASQWPEEDLSLAIDGNSTHALTLTSQGVRTLLAR comes from the coding sequence ATGGACACATCCGCATACGACGACCTGCCGACGCCGGCCCAGCAGGCGCTGGACGCGCTGGCCGTGAACGCCGAGGACCCGGCCGCGCTGGACGTCCTCGCCCACAGCGACGTGCTCGTCCCCGTGCCGGACGACGCGGTCGACGGGGAGGGCGCCGACGCCACGTCCGTGGCCCTGCCCGTCCTCGACCAGCCCGGAGGCGAGCCGGTCGTCCCCGTGTTCACCACGGAGGGCGAGATGGCCGAGCTGCTGCCGTTCGTCTCCCGCTACCGCCTCATCCCGCTCGGCGCCCTAGCCTCCCAATGGCCCGAGGAAGATCTCTCACTGGCCATAGACGGCAACTCCACCCACGCCCTGACCCTCACCTCACAGGGGGTGCGCACACTGCTGGCGCGGTGA
- a CDS encoding ABC transporter permease yields MRAVWKAARAAVRRRRLQTLVIWLVTLVSTGSIVVALGLVDAASAPFDRVFGKQHGPHVVAEFDRGRVTDAQLTDTARKSGVEAVAGPFPQATVNIPRGASALGLGGQITVVGRSGPGGSVDRVDLWAGRWPTRPGEMVMNRQSAWSADDLGKKFHVPSGPTLTIVGFAFDLSDTADVWVAPAQIAALHPNATQMLYRFQDASSQKALRTGLAEVTEGLPQGAPAGSRSYLSVKHRVGSNARAYAPYLLAFGVLGILVAVLIVANVVGGAVVSGFRHIGVLKALGFSPGQVLGVYLVMISVPAVLGCALGTLTGNLLARPFLRFVFTGPDSGVLRDSVGVAAWVNVLALAGMPFVCVLAALGPSMRAQRLSAVRAISAGSAPRAGRALGVQRRLAGLWLPRSVSLGAGLPFARPARSALTLAAVVLGVTTVTFATGLGATMTRFGDAGKGAYDVSVYASNYVKGKEVLPVHSDRELQSLLGSLPGAARVTAQGDEDAQLAGSTRRFWIDGWRGPDLPLERVLVRGRWMHRPGEVVVGSAFLRRNGVGVGDHLRLRRSGHEEEVTVVGETMSQNDWAVTGSWPTFTALVPGGKAFSYHVKLRRGADPAAYARAAQAVDRGLSTELPGPNTAAETIRYSASALTLMLALVSSLGVFNTAVLNTHDRRRDLGVLKSIGMTPRQVTVMTVTSMALLGIIGSVLGVPLGIAAYEVVVPRMAAGIDVTLPSYMTDVWDAPVLAFLALAGALIAVVGTLVPARRAARLTVAEVLHNE; encoded by the coding sequence ATGAGGGCGGTGTGGAAGGCCGCGCGGGCGGCCGTGCGCAGACGCAGACTTCAGACGCTGGTGATCTGGCTGGTCACACTGGTGTCGACGGGGTCGATCGTGGTCGCGCTGGGGTTGGTGGACGCGGCGTCGGCGCCATTCGACCGGGTTTTCGGCAAGCAGCACGGGCCGCATGTGGTCGCCGAGTTCGACAGGGGCAGGGTGACGGACGCGCAGCTGACGGACACCGCCCGGAAGTCCGGGGTCGAGGCGGTGGCCGGGCCGTTCCCGCAAGCCACCGTGAACATCCCCCGTGGCGCGTCGGCTCTGGGTCTTGGCGGCCAGATCACGGTCGTGGGTCGTTCCGGGCCCGGCGGTTCGGTGGACCGCGTGGATCTGTGGGCGGGCCGCTGGCCGACGCGGCCCGGTGAGATGGTGATGAACCGACAGTCCGCCTGGAGCGCCGACGACTTGGGCAAGAAGTTCCACGTGCCGTCCGGCCCGACCCTGACCATCGTCGGATTCGCCTTCGACCTGAGCGACACGGCCGATGTGTGGGTCGCCCCCGCTCAGATCGCCGCCCTGCACCCGAACGCCACGCAGATGCTGTACCGGTTCCAGGACGCGTCCTCGCAGAAGGCACTGCGCACAGGGCTGGCAGAGGTGACCGAGGGGCTGCCCCAGGGCGCCCCCGCCGGTTCGCGCAGCTATCTCTCGGTCAAGCACCGGGTGGGCAGCAACGCCCGCGCCTACGCCCCGTATCTGTTGGCGTTCGGTGTCCTGGGGATCCTGGTGGCGGTGTTGATCGTCGCCAACGTGGTCGGCGGCGCCGTGGTGTCGGGATTCCGGCACATCGGCGTCCTCAAGGCCCTCGGGTTCAGCCCGGGGCAGGTGCTGGGCGTGTATCTGGTCATGATCTCCGTTCCGGCAGTCCTGGGTTGTGCGCTCGGCACACTCACCGGGAATCTGCTGGCCCGTCCGTTCCTCCGGTTCGTGTTCACCGGCCCGGACTCGGGAGTGCTGCGGGACAGCGTCGGCGTCGCCGCCTGGGTGAATGTCCTGGCCCTCGCCGGCATGCCGTTCGTATGTGTGCTGGCCGCGCTCGGTCCGTCCATGCGTGCGCAACGGCTGTCGGCGGTGCGGGCGATCAGCGCGGGTAGCGCGCCGCGGGCCGGCCGGGCACTCGGCGTCCAACGGCGGCTCGCGGGGCTGTGGTTGCCCCGCTCTGTGAGCCTCGGGGCGGGGCTGCCGTTCGCCCGGCCCGCGCGCAGCGCGCTCACCTTGGCCGCCGTGGTCCTGGGCGTGACGACGGTGACGTTTGCGACGGGTCTCGGGGCGACGATGACCCGCTTCGGGGACGCCGGCAAGGGCGCATACGACGTTTCGGTGTATGCGAGCAACTACGTCAAGGGCAAGGAAGTGCTGCCGGTCCACAGCGACCGTGAACTCCAGTCGCTGCTGGGCTCGTTGCCGGGCGCGGCCCGGGTGACAGCGCAAGGGGACGAGGACGCGCAGCTCGCGGGCTCCACGCGGAGGTTCTGGATCGACGGCTGGCGTGGGCCAGACCTGCCCCTGGAGCGCGTGCTCGTCCGGGGCCGGTGGATGCACCGCCCCGGCGAGGTCGTGGTCGGCTCGGCCTTCCTGCGCCGCAACGGAGTGGGCGTCGGTGACCATCTGCGGTTGCGCAGGAGCGGCCACGAGGAGGAGGTCACCGTGGTCGGAGAGACCATGTCGCAGAACGACTGGGCGGTCACCGGTAGTTGGCCGACGTTCACCGCTCTGGTCCCCGGCGGGAAAGCGTTCTCCTATCACGTCAAACTGCGCAGGGGCGCCGATCCGGCGGCGTACGCGCGCGCGGCCCAAGCCGTCGACAGGGGGCTCAGTACGGAGTTGCCCGGCCCGAACACCGCGGCCGAGACGATCCGCTACTCGGCGAGCGCTCTCACCCTGATGCTGGCCCTGGTCTCCTCCCTGGGTGTCTTCAACACCGCTGTGCTCAACACCCACGACCGGCGCCGCGACCTCGGCGTGCTCAAGTCGATCGGCATGACCCCGCGCCAGGTGACGGTGATGACGGTGACGTCGATGGCATTGCTCGGCATCATCGGGTCCGTGCTGGGTGTGCCGCTGGGCATCGCCGCCTACGAGGTGGTCGTGCCACGTATGGCAGCGGGCATCGACGTCACGCTGCCCTCGTACATGACGGACGTCTGGGATGCGCCGGTCCTGGCGTTCCTGGCCCTCGCAGGGGCCCTCATCGCCGTCGTGGGCACCCTGGTCCCCGCCCGCCGTGCCGCCCGCCTCACCGTCGCCGAGGTACTGCACAACGAGTAG